The following coding sequences are from one Pantoea alfalfae window:
- a CDS encoding SDR family oxidoreductase encodes MKKILITGSTGFLGGAVVANLLQNSVKDRLLLLVRGETVDEGLKRLTANLKNFGLKESVINSIAPENIILGDLAFTDDFIHDSRLNDVTHVINCAAVASFGNNPAIWKVNVEGTFRFAERMSRVEGLKKFIHVGTAMSCAPEPGSLVTEGGLNSSRDQHIVEYTWSKASIEKLMTEKLPGLPLVIARPSIVVGHSDQGCLPSASIFWVFRMALALGKFTCELDDRIDVVPVDYCADALVLLLDADNVINEVIHISAGTHSSVTFAEIDEAMARASGNKALGVDYQKVSYKQLSDSRRTFKDLFGPCNERIMLRAMNLYGHFSNLNVVFDNTKLLQLGMNKPSRFTEYLDRCVLTTRDSTIAELMQVDFK; translated from the coding sequence ATGAAAAAAATCCTTATTACCGGTTCTACAGGTTTTTTAGGCGGGGCTGTCGTCGCAAATTTATTACAGAACAGCGTTAAGGATCGACTGCTGCTGCTGGTCAGAGGCGAGACCGTTGATGAAGGGTTGAAGAGGCTTACAGCCAACCTGAAGAATTTTGGCTTAAAGGAGTCAGTAATCAATTCGATAGCACCTGAAAATATTATCCTGGGTGACCTGGCATTTACGGATGATTTTATTCATGACTCACGACTTAATGACGTTACCCATGTCATTAACTGCGCCGCCGTCGCCTCATTTGGTAATAATCCTGCCATCTGGAAAGTGAACGTTGAAGGCACGTTCCGGTTTGCCGAACGAATGAGCCGGGTTGAAGGCTTGAAAAAATTTATCCACGTTGGAACCGCTATGTCCTGTGCGCCGGAACCTGGCTCACTGGTGACTGAGGGCGGACTCAACTCCAGTCGGGATCAGCATATCGTTGAATACACATGGAGTAAGGCTTCGATTGAAAAGCTGATGACAGAGAAATTGCCAGGCCTGCCACTGGTGATTGCCCGTCCGTCGATTGTGGTGGGTCATTCCGATCAGGGATGCCTACCTTCAGCCAGCATTTTCTGGGTATTCAGGATGGCACTGGCGTTGGGTAAATTCACCTGCGAACTTGACGATCGTATTGATGTGGTTCCGGTTGATTACTGCGCGGATGCACTGGTTCTGCTGCTCGACGCAGATAACGTCATTAATGAAGTCATTCACATTTCTGCCGGAACACACAGCAGTGTTACGTTTGCAGAAATTGATGAGGCGATGGCCAGAGCGTCAGGAAACAAGGCGCTGGGTGTGGATTATCAGAAGGTGTCCTATAAACAGCTGTCAGATAGCAGAAGAACGTTTAAGGATCTGTTTGGCCCCTGCAATGAACGCATCATGCTGCGCGCGATGAACCTGTATGGGCACTTCTCAAACCTGAATGTGGTGTTTGATAACACCAAACTGCTGCAGCTTGGCATGAATAAGCCTTCCAGATTCACCGAGTATCTGGATCGCTGTGTGCTGACAACACGTGATTCAACAATTGCCGAATTGATGCAGGTCGATTTTAAGTAG
- a CDS encoding antibiotic biosynthesis monooxygenase, giving the protein MIVRTWHGCVPLRHAEGFATHLQKTGVEHSEGTPGNLGARVRRETQGEWEHFFLATYWENVEAIKAFAGDKYQIAVTYPDDEQFELLSDPYVFQHQVQKVMPL; this is encoded by the coding sequence ATGATTGTCAGAACATGGCACGGATGCGTACCGCTCAGGCATGCGGAGGGCTTTGCGACTCACCTGCAAAAGACCGGTGTAGAACATTCAGAAGGGACACCGGGAAATCTGGGAGCCCGTGTGCGCAGGGAAACGCAGGGTGAATGGGAGCATTTTTTTCTTGCTACATACTGGGAAAACGTCGAGGCGATTAAAGCCTTTGCAGGCGATAAGTATCAGATTGCCGTGACATATCCGGATGATGAGCAGTTTGAACTGCTCTCCGATCCCTACGTTTTTCAGCATCAGGTGCAGAAAGTAATGCCTTTATAA
- a CDS encoding multidrug efflux RND transporter permease subunit — translation MAEFFIRRPVFAWVVALFIILFGIIAIPKLPVARYPSVAPPNVSITATWAGASPQTMNDTVVSLIERELSSVKNLLYFESSTDTSGQATITVTFKPGTDAELAQVDVQNRIKTVESRLPQTVRQNGLQVESADTGFLMIVSLTSKAGKTDSEALSDYMARNVVEELRRLPGVGRVQLFGAESALRVWIDPARLLSLNLTMNDISAAITQQNAQIAPGRVGDEPALPGQMVTLPLTVEGQLTTPEQFGRIVLRANQDGSSVKLSDVARVETGSQSYSMLMRENGQNSTGAAIMLAPGANAVKTAEAVSTRMKELSLSMPEDIRYALPFNTAPFVKLSIGKVIHTLLEAMVLVFVVMYLFLQNIRYTFIPAIVAPIALLGTLSVMLLAGFSVNVLTMFGLVLAIGLIVDDAIVVVENVERIMREENLNPREATSKAMREITGAIIGITLVLTAVFIPMGFASGSVGIIYRQFALSMATAILFSALLALTLTPALCATLLKMPSDHARRGFFGMFNRGFDRLTSRYSGWTAITLKRSGRMMLLFIALCAGTGLAFSQLSSAFLPEEDQGYFMTAFQLPAEATQQRTLAVVKKYEDALSSRPAIATNQSIIGFGFSGAGANTALAFTVLKEGKERGDNTTRGEVEFVGQAMRDSPEGTIMTMMPPAIEELGNSSGFTLRLEDRANQGYAALEAAQTKLLQLAAKSSKVTQVYPDGLPPGTTVRLNIDREKANTMGVSFTSISDTLSAAMGSLYVNDYPNKGRMQQVIIQAEAKDRMQIDDILNLYVRSSENRMVAMKAFVTPVWSSAPLQQVRYQGYPAMRLSGSAAPGVSSGDAMKEMEALAKQLPPGFAVEWTGQSLQEQQSAAQAPMLMVLSILVIFLVLAALYESWAIPLSVLMVIPLGIAGAVAAVMIRGLPDDVFFKVGLITVIGLSARNAVLIIEFARQLYQEGKSLREAAITAARMRLRPIIMTSMAFGLGVVPLIIASGPASETQHAIGTGVFGGIISATILAVIFVPLFFVIVMTLRNKLITHEK, via the coding sequence ATGGCTGAGTTTTTCATCAGGCGCCCGGTTTTCGCCTGGGTTGTCGCCTTGTTCATCATTCTGTTCGGGATCATTGCGATCCCCAAACTGCCGGTGGCCCGTTACCCCTCGGTTGCACCACCGAATGTCAGCATCACCGCGACCTGGGCAGGCGCTTCGCCGCAGACGATGAACGACACCGTCGTCAGCCTGATTGAGCGCGAACTCTCCAGCGTCAAGAATCTGCTCTATTTTGAATCATCCACGGACACCTCGGGTCAGGCGACCATTACGGTCACATTCAAACCAGGCACAGATGCCGAACTGGCTCAGGTTGATGTACAGAACCGCATCAAGACGGTGGAATCCCGCCTGCCGCAGACGGTGCGGCAGAATGGGCTTCAGGTTGAATCGGCTGACACCGGCTTCCTGATGATTGTCAGTCTGACCTCCAAAGCCGGGAAAACAGACAGTGAAGCGTTAAGTGACTACATGGCCAGAAATGTGGTTGAAGAACTGCGCAGACTGCCTGGCGTAGGACGGGTTCAGCTGTTCGGCGCGGAAAGCGCGCTACGTGTCTGGATCGATCCCGCCAGACTGCTTTCACTCAACCTGACGATGAACGACATTTCTGCCGCCATCACCCAGCAGAATGCACAAATCGCCCCGGGACGGGTCGGTGACGAACCTGCATTGCCTGGACAGATGGTCACCCTTCCCTTAACGGTGGAGGGTCAGCTAACCACGCCTGAGCAGTTCGGCCGCATTGTGCTGCGCGCGAATCAGGATGGCTCCAGCGTCAAGCTCTCTGACGTGGCAAGAGTGGAGACCGGTTCTCAGAGTTACAGCATGCTGATGCGTGAAAATGGTCAGAACTCAACGGGTGCAGCGATTATGCTGGCGCCCGGTGCCAACGCGGTAAAGACCGCAGAGGCGGTGTCGACCCGGATGAAAGAACTGAGTCTGTCGATGCCGGAGGATATTCGTTACGCGCTCCCTTTCAATACCGCACCCTTCGTAAAGCTCTCAATCGGGAAGGTGATCCACACCCTTCTCGAAGCGATGGTGCTGGTATTCGTGGTGATGTATCTGTTTTTACAGAACATCCGCTATACCTTCATACCCGCCATTGTCGCGCCGATTGCCTTATTGGGCACGCTATCCGTCATGCTGCTCGCTGGCTTCTCCGTCAATGTTCTCACGATGTTTGGACTGGTGCTCGCCATCGGCCTCATCGTTGATGATGCGATTGTCGTGGTTGAAAACGTTGAGCGCATCATGCGTGAGGAGAACCTCAACCCCCGCGAGGCGACCTCAAAAGCGATGCGCGAAATAACGGGTGCCATCATCGGCATTACGCTGGTGCTCACGGCGGTCTTTATCCCCATGGGATTCGCCAGCGGTTCAGTCGGCATTATCTACCGTCAGTTTGCCCTCTCAATGGCGACCGCAATTCTGTTTTCCGCATTGCTGGCGCTGACACTGACCCCCGCACTCTGCGCCACGCTGCTTAAAATGCCTTCCGATCATGCCCGGCGCGGTTTTTTCGGCATGTTCAACCGCGGCTTTGATCGACTGACTAGCCGCTATTCCGGCTGGACAGCCATTACCCTGAAACGCTCCGGCCGAATGATGCTGTTGTTTATTGCACTGTGCGCAGGAACCGGACTGGCATTCAGTCAGCTATCTTCCGCTTTTCTCCCCGAAGAAGATCAGGGCTACTTCATGACGGCGTTTCAGCTTCCAGCGGAGGCAACGCAGCAGCGGACACTGGCTGTGGTGAAAAAATATGAAGATGCCCTAAGTTCGCGTCCCGCCATCGCAACTAATCAATCCATCATTGGCTTTGGCTTTTCCGGCGCTGGGGCAAACACCGCACTGGCTTTCACCGTCCTGAAAGAGGGCAAGGAACGCGGTGATAACACCACCCGGGGGGAAGTTGAATTTGTCGGGCAGGCGATGCGCGACTCACCGGAAGGCACCATCATGACGATGATGCCCCCGGCTATCGAGGAGCTGGGAAACTCTTCAGGCTTTACGCTGAGGCTGGAGGATCGCGCGAATCAGGGTTATGCAGCGCTGGAAGCTGCACAGACTAAGCTTCTGCAGCTTGCCGCTAAAAGCAGCAAAGTCACGCAGGTTTATCCGGACGGCTTGCCGCCGGGAACGACTGTCCGGCTGAATATCGATCGTGAAAAGGCCAATACCATGGGTGTCTCGTTCACCAGCATCAGCGACACGCTCTCCGCTGCGATGGGTTCGCTCTACGTCAACGATTACCCCAATAAAGGTCGAATGCAGCAGGTGATTATTCAGGCTGAGGCGAAAGATCGTATGCAGATTGATGACATCCTCAATTTGTATGTCCGAAGCAGTGAAAACCGGATGGTCGCGATGAAAGCCTTCGTTACACCGGTATGGTCATCCGCGCCTCTCCAGCAGGTCCGCTATCAGGGTTATCCCGCGATGAGGCTCTCAGGCAGTGCTGCGCCGGGTGTTTCCAGTGGTGATGCCATGAAAGAGATGGAAGCGCTGGCAAAACAGTTGCCGCCGGGTTTCGCGGTTGAATGGACCGGCCAGTCGTTGCAGGAACAGCAGTCTGCTGCACAGGCACCTATGCTGATGGTGCTCTCCATCCTGGTGATCTTCCTGGTGTTAGCTGCGCTCTATGAGAGCTGGGCCATTCCGCTCTCCGTATTGATGGTGATTCCTTTGGGGATCGCGGGCGCTGTCGCTGCCGTGATGATTCGCGGATTGCCTGATGACGTGTTCTTCAAGGTCGGGTTGATTACTGTTATCGGGCTATCGGCCAGAAACGCCGTGCTGATTATTGAATTTGCCAGACAGTTATACCAGGAGGGCAAGAGCCTGCGGGAAGCAGCAATCACCGCGGCCAGAATGCGTCTGCGTCCGATTATCATGACGTCAATGGCTTTCGGATTGGGCGTCGTCCCGTTAATCATTGCCTCCGGACCCGCCAGTGAAACCCAGCATGCTATCGGCACCGGGGTTTTTGGCGGCATCATCAGTGCTACGATTCTGGCCGTTATTTTTGTACCGCTGTTTTTTGTCATCGTGATGACTCTGCGAAATAAGCTGATCACTCATGAAAAATGA
- a CDS encoding transcriptional regulator, with translation MFTTHLKLKNTGWEECTLSAYAQLYTVFGGSVCTHPRVLAYLSEREGVCIQYYIKRRHGQPIAGVFSINGSLEYKKSKLPFVFDDLILPIKSGEKIILPFKTKRLSPHSQGVIFNSIRHNLFKKKIAHIKSDFSMKTAKKRTGEVRRFRKAGGTVEDVSSFSPAELSAIYQHLFDLRWQNTLTCTDTSILTETFTTFRDMIFGKVLFINDSPCAFDLNYKVECPSWFYFEDVNGGIDPQFKSMGVGSVLLWENIQHARALAASSDKKFIFSLGAYNPGWHYKKQWCDIMPSGRTLF, from the coding sequence ATGTTTACAACACACTTAAAACTTAAAAATACCGGCTGGGAAGAGTGCACCCTTTCTGCTTATGCTCAGCTTTACACTGTATTTGGGGGAAGCGTATGCACCCATCCCCGTGTTCTCGCCTATCTTTCTGAGCGTGAAGGCGTCTGTATTCAGTACTATATAAAAAGGCGACATGGACAACCCATTGCTGGGGTATTTTCAATTAATGGCTCTCTGGAATATAAAAAATCAAAGCTTCCCTTTGTTTTTGATGATTTAATCCTCCCGATTAAATCGGGTGAGAAAATTATCCTCCCTTTTAAAACCAAACGGTTATCGCCCCATTCTCAGGGCGTAATTTTTAACAGCATCCGTCACAACCTGTTTAAGAAAAAAATAGCTCACATCAAGTCCGACTTTTCCATGAAAACCGCTAAGAAGCGTACCGGAGAGGTACGGCGATTCAGAAAAGCGGGTGGAACAGTCGAAGATGTCTCCTCTTTTTCCCCTGCTGAATTGTCGGCTATTTATCAGCACCTGTTCGATTTGCGGTGGCAAAACACCCTTACGTGTACTGACACCAGCATCCTGACTGAGACGTTCACTACGTTCAGAGATATGATTTTCGGCAAAGTCTTATTCATCAATGACTCACCCTGCGCTTTTGACCTCAATTATAAAGTTGAATGCCCATCATGGTTTTATTTCGAGGACGTTAATGGCGGAATTGACCCGCAGTTTAAATCGATGGGGGTGGGTTCTGTCTTACTCTGGGAAAACATTCAGCACGCCAGAGCGTTAGCGGCGTCATCGGATAAGAAATTTATTTTTTCTCTGGGGGCTTACAACCCAGGCTGGCATTATAAAAAACAGTGGTGCGATATTATGCCCTCAGGCCGTACGCTATTCTGA
- a CDS encoding TonB-dependent siderophore receptor, which produces MRVHKRPAALLLAGLLSTSANGATQEETERLADDETMLVTAEQELKQQPGVSVITSQDIEKNPPVNDLSDIIRKMPGVNLTGNSANGVRGNNRQIDIRGMGPENTLILIDGVPTTSRNSVRYSWRGERDSRGDSNWVPPEMVERIEVIRGPAAARYGSGAAGGVVNIITKRPTNDWSGSLSLYTNQPEDDKEGATRRANFNLSGPLAGDALTMRLYGNINKTDSDAFDINQSHNGSGAAGREGVRNKDINSVLSWKITPLQVLDFSYGYSRQGNIYAGDTQYSNGAGNKLIESLDGSETNRLYRQTWGLSHNGIWDWGQSKLTFNYEKTNNTRLNEGTAGAGEGRINSSTFSTSRFESYRAGGEVSFPLELLREQTVTLGAEWNRDELNDPNSMNGTSAPGVSIDGISGDAGSRNSKNSATLSSLYFEDNIAATDSTEVIPGLRFDYHDTFGANWSPSLNISQALGESFTLKAGIARAFKAPNLYQSSEGYLLATRGNGCPVNITRGSCYLLGNQNLDPEVSVNKELGIEFSQSGYVAGLTWFRNDYKNKIVAGTDVLGYASNGNNILKWSNGGKAVVEGLEGNVTIPLVRDELEWRTNATYMIQSKDKKTGNPLSIIPEYTINAMLDWQVTQDFSTNLNWTMYGRQKPRQYAESRTENGSMSTREVGAYSVFGVNFNYDITKNLRANAGINNLLDKQLYREADGASTYNEPGRAYYAGLTMTF; this is translated from the coding sequence ATGCGTGTCCATAAGCGCCCTGCCGCTCTGCTGCTGGCAGGTTTGTTAAGTACTTCTGCTAACGGCGCTACTCAGGAGGAGACAGAAAGGCTGGCTGATGATGAAACAATGCTGGTCACCGCGGAGCAGGAATTAAAACAGCAGCCCGGTGTTTCAGTGATTACCTCACAGGACATTGAAAAGAATCCGCCGGTCAACGACCTCTCCGACATCATCCGTAAAATGCCGGGCGTCAATCTTACCGGTAACAGCGCCAATGGTGTGCGCGGTAACAATCGTCAAATCGATATTCGCGGTATGGGACCGGAAAACACGTTGATTCTGATCGACGGTGTGCCAACAACCTCTCGCAATTCGGTGCGTTACAGCTGGCGCGGCGAGCGTGATTCCCGTGGCGACTCCAACTGGGTACCGCCGGAAATGGTTGAACGGATTGAAGTTATTCGTGGACCAGCGGCAGCCCGTTACGGTTCAGGCGCTGCTGGGGGTGTGGTTAACATCATTACCAAACGTCCGACAAATGACTGGAGCGGATCGCTGTCGCTCTACACCAACCAGCCGGAAGATGATAAAGAAGGGGCAACCCGACGCGCCAACTTTAACCTGAGTGGCCCGCTGGCGGGTGATGCACTGACTATGCGGCTTTATGGCAACATCAATAAAACCGACAGCGATGCTTTCGATATCAATCAGTCGCATAACGGCTCCGGCGCGGCCGGTCGTGAAGGCGTTCGCAATAAAGACATCAATAGCGTGTTGTCCTGGAAGATTACGCCATTGCAGGTGCTGGATTTCAGCTATGGCTACAGTCGTCAGGGCAATATTTACGCCGGGGATACCCAGTACAGTAACGGAGCCGGTAATAAGCTTATCGAATCTCTCGACGGCTCGGAAACTAATCGTCTTTACCGTCAGACCTGGGGCCTCTCGCACAATGGCATCTGGGACTGGGGACAGTCAAAACTGACTTTTAACTATGAGAAGACCAATAACACCCGTCTGAACGAAGGCACCGCGGGCGCGGGCGAAGGCCGAATCAACAGCAGTACGTTTTCGACCAGCCGCTTTGAAAGTTACCGGGCAGGAGGTGAAGTCAGCTTCCCGCTGGAACTGCTGCGTGAACAGACCGTTACGCTGGGCGCCGAGTGGAACCGTGATGAGCTGAACGATCCCAACTCCATGAATGGCACCAGTGCGCCAGGCGTTTCGATTGACGGTATCAGTGGTGATGCGGGCAGCCGCAACAGTAAAAACAGTGCGACGCTGAGTTCGCTCTATTTCGAAGATAATATCGCCGCGACCGACAGTACTGAGGTGATCCCGGGTCTGCGCTTTGATTATCACGATACCTTTGGGGCTAACTGGAGTCCGTCGCTGAATATTTCTCAGGCGCTGGGAGAAAGTTTTACCCTGAAAGCCGGTATCGCCCGTGCATTTAAAGCCCCTAACCTCTATCAGTCCAGCGAAGGCTATTTACTGGCTACACGAGGTAATGGTTGTCCGGTCAACATTACACGTGGCAGTTGCTATCTGCTGGGCAATCAAAATCTTGATCCTGAAGTCAGCGTCAATAAAGAGCTGGGTATTGAGTTCAGTCAGAGTGGATATGTGGCGGGTCTTACCTGGTTCCGCAATGATTATAAGAACAAGATCGTCGCCGGGACCGATGTGCTGGGTTACGCCTCTAATGGCAACAACATTCTGAAGTGGAGCAACGGCGGCAAAGCGGTGGTTGAAGGTCTGGAAGGTAACGTTACGATACCGTTGGTCCGTGACGAACTTGAGTGGCGGACTAATGCCACTTACATGATCCAGTCAAAGGATAAAAAGACCGGCAATCCGCTGTCGATTATTCCGGAATACACCATCAACGCCATGCTGGACTGGCAGGTGACGCAGGATTTCTCTACCAACCTGAACTGGACAATGTATGGCCGCCAGAAACCAAGGCAGTATGCGGAATCCCGCACAGAAAATGGCTCAATGTCGACTCGGGAAGTCGGGGCTTACTCGGTATTCGGGGTTAATTTCAATTATGACATTACCAAAAATCTGCGGGCCAACGCCGGCATCAATAACCTGCTGGATAAGCAACTCTACCGGGAAGCAGATGGGGCATCGACCTATAACGAACCAGGCCGTGCTTATTATGCGGGTCTGACCATGACGTTTTAA
- a CDS encoding ATP-binding protein, whose amino-acid sequence MSTLLTIAVSVFFSARFARQMIVPLESLTHSAKRVAEGDLSARASQGAIEIGEINALVKDFNRMAETLETLSNDSRTWNAAIAHELRTPVTILRGRLQGLADGIFAPDHKLFVNLIHQTDGLTRLIEDLRTLSLAQSGHLHIHYERVNIKREIESLAELVKEDFKASHHSLVLKVNPAIIECDALRFRQVMLAFLENARRYSIPGVVMISCEQDAAGVAVHIDDEGPGIDQDFARTIWDAFVRTDDSRSRLSGGTGLGLAVVKAIVLAHGGKVCCEKNKLNGTRFSFWLPDAKTSQPVLNPVILS is encoded by the coding sequence GTGTCGACGCTGTTAACGATAGCCGTCTCGGTGTTTTTTTCTGCCCGCTTTGCGCGCCAGATGATCGTTCCGCTGGAGTCGCTGACTCACAGTGCAAAACGCGTGGCTGAAGGGGATTTAAGCGCGCGAGCCAGTCAAGGTGCTATAGAAATTGGCGAGATTAATGCGCTGGTCAAAGATTTCAACCGCATGGCGGAAACACTGGAAACCCTGTCAAATGATAGCCGGACCTGGAACGCCGCTATCGCTCATGAGTTAAGAACCCCGGTGACGATATTGCGTGGGAGACTTCAAGGCTTAGCGGACGGCATATTTGCGCCCGATCATAAGCTCTTCGTTAATCTGATTCATCAGACTGATGGTCTGACGCGGTTAATTGAGGATCTCAGAACCCTGAGTCTGGCGCAGTCGGGACATCTGCATATTCACTATGAGCGCGTGAATATCAAAAGAGAGATTGAATCGTTAGCTGAACTGGTGAAAGAGGATTTCAAAGCCAGTCACCATTCACTCGTGCTGAAAGTGAATCCGGCTATTATTGAATGCGATGCTTTACGCTTCCGACAGGTGATGCTGGCCTTTCTGGAAAATGCCCGCCGTTATTCCATCCCGGGCGTTGTTATGATTTCCTGTGAGCAGGATGCAGCAGGCGTCGCTGTGCACATAGACGATGAGGGGCCGGGAATCGATCAGGATTTTGCCAGGACGATATGGGATGCGTTTGTGCGCACCGATGATTCCCGTTCCCGCCTGAGTGGCGGGACAGGCTTGGGTCTGGCGGTTGTAAAAGCCATCGTGCTGGCCCATGGTGGAAAAGTCTGCTGCGAAAAAAACAAATTAAACGGTACGCGATTCTCTTTCTGGCTGCCCGATGCTAAAACAAGTCAACCTGTGCTCAACCCCGTCATCTTGTCCTGA
- a CDS encoding efflux RND transporter periplasmic adaptor subunit has translation MLSRKLFSLPLLLVALIAALTGCDEKAIMETEAPAPQVAIEVIQPQVLSVSETLPGRVNALHTAEIRPQVSGIIQRRLFEQGADIKKGMPLFQINAAPFEAEVASAQAGLLRAKAGNDKAQQQAARLRPLMKTGAVSRQSFDEAIANARQTAADVAQASAALRRKALDLSFATVEAPISGRIDQALISEGAYVTASDSTPLARIYQTDPIYVDVHQPAEVYHQLRQQAVSQQNAATGVPVKILLPGGAVYHQPGRILFSGMSVDPATGDVMVRIEVSNPDRELLPGMFVRVEILRQHYDDALLVPQQAVSLQEGHAALWVVDDRQQARQVNVHVGELIHGAYRIAEGLPAGSRVVVQGMDKLSNGTQVAAVISTASPANLTMKAGE, from the coding sequence ATGTTATCCCGCAAACTTTTTTCGCTGCCTTTACTTTTGGTTGCCCTGATTGCCGCGCTGACGGGCTGCGATGAAAAAGCGATTATGGAAACTGAAGCCCCTGCTCCTCAGGTTGCCATTGAGGTGATCCAGCCACAGGTTTTATCGGTCAGCGAGACGCTTCCAGGTCGCGTTAATGCGCTGCACACTGCAGAAATACGGCCGCAGGTCAGCGGTATTATTCAGCGCCGCCTGTTTGAACAGGGCGCAGACATTAAAAAAGGCATGCCACTCTTCCAGATTAACGCGGCGCCTTTTGAAGCGGAAGTTGCCAGTGCTCAGGCCGGTTTACTGCGTGCCAAAGCCGGCAATGACAAAGCCCAGCAGCAGGCTGCGCGTCTGCGACCACTAATGAAAACGGGCGCAGTGAGCCGTCAGAGCTTTGATGAAGCCATTGCGAATGCCCGCCAGACGGCGGCAGATGTCGCGCAGGCCAGCGCTGCGCTCAGGCGCAAAGCGCTTGATCTGAGTTTTGCCACCGTTGAAGCACCGATATCCGGACGTATTGATCAGGCTCTGATTTCCGAAGGGGCGTATGTGACAGCCAGTGATAGCACCCCGCTGGCTCGCATCTACCAGACAGACCCTATTTATGTGGACGTCCACCAGCCCGCTGAGGTTTACCACCAGCTGCGCCAGCAGGCAGTGAGTCAGCAGAATGCCGCTACAGGCGTGCCGGTAAAGATTTTGTTACCCGGTGGCGCTGTCTATCACCAGCCAGGCAGGATCCTGTTCTCCGGCATGAGCGTCGATCCCGCAACGGGTGACGTTATGGTGCGCATTGAAGTGAGTAATCCTGACCGCGAACTCCTGCCCGGCATGTTTGTTCGGGTTGAGATCCTGCGTCAGCACTATGACGATGCGCTGCTGGTTCCCCAGCAGGCTGTATCACTTCAGGAGGGTCACGCTGCGCTTTGGGTAGTTGACGACAGGCAACAGGCCCGTCAGGTCAACGTGCACGTCGGGGAATTAATCCATGGCGCCTATCGCATTGCCGAAGGATTACCTGCCGGCAGCCGTGTTGTTGTCCAGGGCATGGATAAGCTCAGCAACGGCACCCAAGTCGCGGCAGTGATTTCAACTGCCTCCCCTGCAAATCTGACCATGAAGGCCGGAGAGTAA
- a CDS encoding response regulator, with protein sequence MNSSVILIVEDDVEIAAILTAYLQNSGFTVSHAENGALALAFCATSSPDLIVLDVRMPIMDGWQVLAEVRRRGNIPVIMLTANDDDVDKLSALRIGADDYVVKPFNPAEVVARVQAVLRRTQVITRSKDIYSTRSLSINLQQHSVVVKPDGVDIASRLTTTEFRLITQFVREPSRVFSRDELLEACFPEGDTLPRTVDSHISKLRKKLDDAGASGLLQNVRGFGYRLGESK encoded by the coding sequence ATGAATAGCAGCGTGATTTTAATTGTCGAAGATGATGTCGAAATAGCCGCAATATTAACTGCCTATCTGCAGAATTCAGGTTTCACGGTAAGCCATGCGGAAAACGGAGCGTTAGCATTAGCGTTTTGTGCAACATCCTCACCTGATTTGATCGTACTGGATGTCCGTATGCCGATTATGGACGGCTGGCAGGTCCTGGCCGAAGTGCGTCGCCGGGGAAATATCCCGGTTATTATGCTCACGGCTAATGACGATGATGTGGATAAACTTTCTGCATTACGCATCGGAGCCGATGATTACGTCGTTAAGCCGTTTAATCCGGCTGAAGTGGTGGCACGGGTTCAGGCCGTGTTAAGACGTACCCAGGTTATCACACGCTCGAAAGATATTTACTCGACCCGATCGCTTTCCATTAACCTACAGCAGCACAGCGTTGTTGTTAAACCTGACGGGGTGGATATTGCCTCACGCCTGACAACAACCGAGTTCAGGCTAATCACCCAGTTCGTGCGCGAACCCAGCCGGGTATTTAGCCGGGATGAACTGCTGGAAGCGTGTTTTCCGGAAGGTGACACATTACCGCGAACTGTTGACAGCCATATCAGTAAATTACGCAAGAAACTCGATGATGCGGGTGCGTCAGGACTGCTGCAGAATGTGAGAGGCTTCGGATATCGCCTGGGAGAGAGTAAATGA